DNA from Cottoperca gobio chromosome 4, fCotGob3.1, whole genome shotgun sequence:
CTAAGATTGAAGACTGCGTTAGTTATTAAACAGGTGTTCATACTATTATTACACCTATGCCCTGTGTTAGCACTACTGCAGAGCTGAATACAACTATATGATCATAAGTATAAGAGTTATATTAAAAGCCAGAATCAGGGATCAGGTCATTGTCACAAAGTTAGACGGAagatttgttaaaaacaaaattgagCTTATCTAATAATTTTGGTTGGTAAAGACTGTATCTCTAAACTGCAATCAGAACCTCAAGACATGATAATATAACCATCTTACATTTTTGTCTGACCATTGACAATCAGCAAGTGGCTCTGGGGGATCAAATAATTCAGGTTTGAGGAAGTGTAtgcaaattatttaaatgcaggGCTTCCAACTgtgaatcaaaaataaaatcagccCTCATCCAAGTAAAATCTCTATGCCCCTTGTGATCAGATAACACAGTATAGAGTGTGTGTAAACACCACTATTGCTTTCATGAATGAAGCATGTTGCAGCATGATTAATTGCCAGGTTAACCATGGACTTGAACAAAACAGGGCAGCAATAGACCTTCAAATAGTTGCTTAGTCAAGGAAAACTAGTAGTTTCCTCTGAAATACAACAATAGTAGGCCTATTTATTTATCTAGTAACAGTATAATagtagtataatgtagtatcattACTATTACTTTAAACACTCCACTACAGCAGAGGTCAGCATGCACTTTCGATGTTGTTTCGCAACCCTGCACTAATGTACAATGAAGAAGAAGGGCGGAACTAATGTATCACTTCTGGTTTTCTGCCGGTTAATAAAACTGGTGCACTGGCGGTTTGCTTCAAAACATTATGGCGTCGAGAAGAACATCAACAGCGCCAAGTAGTTTTAAAAGTGCCTCCACCGACACTAAAAGGTAGTCGTACTTGTCGTCGtatatttgtgttgtgtaaTTCGCagctttatgtttatgtttatgttttatttgagtgGAATTTAAAGTAGAGAAGACCCTGTCAGTCTAAGATGCTTTGGTATAACACGCCAACGCTAAGTTACTacgttatattattatacttagCAACAACTTCTCCTTTTCAAACTGCTGGACTAGACATAAGTAGGCTGTAAAagcatatacatgtacactgatTATGTTCTTGTGAATTGTAACAATAAAGTAAGTTATCGGTagctgttagctaacattaTAGCTTAGCTTCCGGTTTAGCTcgttttcaaaaataaaaatagtcaaccgttattttgtaaattgtgcTGTAATTTCTACATTACCTAATTTGActgctgcttttattgtttgtttgttttcagctcTAAAAGTGGGAGCAATGCTATTAAAGCCACCGCCTGTGGAACTGGGACGAAAAGTGTTAAAAGTAAGTATTCGCATAGGTTCAAGTTGTTAGTTTTAGTAGTGCTGCTGTCACTTATCAGACCTGACATACCTTAGTAAACCTCATGTCATAAATTCCCTTAAATTCCTTTCCTAGTGTTTTAAAACTCTTTCCAAAGTTCCTCTACAAAGATTaccgtgtgcatgtgacgtcacgcttattttctaacccggaagtcagccatgttggatgtatacacaaccaagactgtggccgttcacgtgtgagttgctgcaacgcttcgtaattttctttgtattgaaACATCtaagattaaaagaaaatgccaatcgtgtgcgcagtgtataattgtggtaataacgctactcgtgacccagagaaacggttctttagatttcctaaaatcatcaaaaacaatgatccacaaaagagggatgaactgctgtctaccgaacgccgtaagctggtttagcaacataactcgtgaggatttaacagaaggaaaagcacaattcacccgtgtgcgtgtggcgtccactttatatctgataagagctcatgctaaagctatgttttcaatgtttacgttaaacatttgtgcttatgatatacccgaacactgtaagaccttacttctccacattGCTGAccggtaaataaggcactttctttacatgtgatggcagccgattgctcttttcttctgtgcatgtttttgttttgcttattcttgagcctacttcacttgcgaaaagcaaagcaccaatgtgagaacatgcttcgcttaatccagccatacaatcacagtgtgcgaggataacatcgccgctcttctcactcacaaaccacagcttgagcggtgtatctcgagctctgtgagagtgatttacacgggcatggacgagcaccctgtcatctttcactggtttggtaagaagactaccaacccagccagaaacaaagacattataagcatctaagctcttgtatgccttcatttgtgcgttggttgcccacgacatttgtagcacaaggtagttcacaatatccggatattcaattgacggtaatgaatctaaatcctcaatataatctgacagctttagcgtgtacgggcctttgactttttctctgaatcttgcctttgcagaggactccagagagtcagaatactttgaagaagtcagagttgttgttgttcgctttagacgccattgttgatttgttttccaaccaacatggcgtcgcacgcatacgtcacacagttttgtcacgtgtttgcacactatctgtGACACTCCAACCTAAAATCAGCTTGAATTGTGTTGATTATAATATCCCATTAATGAGAAGATGTCACAGCATAAAATATTtctgtaatataatatttgtattttgtgtccACCATATGCTCAATATGTTCAATAACTGATATTATTGACTGCTTTGTACTGTCATCGTCAAAGCTTTATAGTATTCAATATCTCAAATGGCTTCGCAAGACAGTGGCTGTAAATGTGCTCATCTTGACTGACTGGCTATTTTTGGAAATTATGGAATTCTTAAGcagaacttttcttttttgaaggAAATGTGTACCCGAGTATATCAGTAATATGAGACATGCACAGTGTTTAATTTAGGATTAACTAAACTCAATTAATTTCTTTTATCAATTTAGCAAGTGGGACGACTGTCAAGTCTCGATATTTGCAGTCTGCAGAGAAGTCATCTCTTTCAAAGGTAGTGCtatttttcttaatgttttttttcttttcagctgTTTCGCTCATGCTAATCCTACGTTAGGTATTGTTACTTGGGTTATGCACCTAAGATGCCAATATTCtgagacatttttaaatgattagttAAGTTCTGCCTCCCTTGTGTTTATGCAATTCTGTCTGTTGTCATCACAATTTTGATGTTACGCATTTGTATTTCATCACTTCCCTTTAACCATTTGCAGAGTAACTCACTGACCAATGACTCCATTGCTGTGCCGCTGAGGCCTTCCTCACCTAAACCCGGTGGTGTCAAACCACCAAGACGCTCAATGGCCCAACAGCCTCTAGCAACATGTAAGTACTTCCTATGGTGATGACATAATTCATAATAGATAAGTACATTTCTAATTTTAGCAATGTGGATTTAAATCAAATGAGTATGGTAATTGTAGAATGTCCTTGGAGCAATGATGTTAACTTCCAAGTattgaaatgtgtgaaatacGGATTAAAAATACCATTTTAAATAACTTATTTCTCCTGAGTTATTATTGAGTCTGTAACTAAATGAGGGCTATGAATAATTATTGTATATGTTCATGTTATCTTCCTCACAGCGACGATGTCATGTGAAACTGAGCCTTCATTGCTTGGGAGAAGTATTCTGCAGTCCACTTTCTCAGATGGACACTGCTTTCTACCAAATTTTGATATTTCAGTCATTAAAGGTAAACTGATTTACACTCTTAAAATGTTGGAAGTTATTTACAAATGAGAGAGAATGAGTGTTACAGTAACGGTGTTTTCTATCTCTCttagaaaaaacaatgttgaaaaATGCAGCAGAGCCAGAAAGAAATCCAGAGATTGAGAAGAGGATCATTGAGATGCAAACATTCCTTCTGGCCTACCTCACAGCTAAGGTGAGTGAGTCTAACAtagtacatcacattacagcTCATTTAGCGTAGGTGTATCTgatatgtatatacgtgtatcTGATATGCTGCTTTCAATGCTGCTTTCAATGCATCCGTTTTGTTAAATTAGTgtacaattttaaataaaacactatCATCCAGGCAGTTTTGAGTGACCTGTGTTCTGTGGGGAATAAACATCTTGTCAGAGTCCCATGCCATGACTGATCTGGCCCGGTCTCTTTGATCTTTGATTTAAGATGGAGAGCAACACCGCGAAGCTCAATGCCGAGGCAGAGGCGAGGATCATGcaggagatggaggaagaagaggcgCTGTATAATGAGGTCCAGGAGAAGAAGCGTCACTACCTCCTCATGGAGAAGGACAGGCTGGTGAATGAGCGGCTCGATTTACAGGTCAGGAAATTCTGCTTTGTAATgaccttttttataaaaaaaattataaatgtaGTGCGTCTTTAAATATAGTTTAGTCGTTATCGCATGTTGAAATAGTGAAAGAAGAACATaaattgcctttttattttctagtgTCATTGCTCACGATTGTAGTGACGGACATAATGTGAACAGCAACAAACTTGTAGCTCGAAAAAATATAACACAAAAACTGAGACGTTTATCACCACAGACACTACTCCGTTATGTCTCTGCTGATTAACAATGGGTGATCAAAGCAGCCGGAGTGTAGCTGGTTTACACGTGTTAtagaatttgtatttgtaaaaacaaagtgtgtgtgtgtgtgtgtgtgatgatctGAGTACATGGTTCTCACCTTACTACTATTATCATTTTCCATCAGATCGCTGCTCTGACTCCTGTGGCACAAACGGCCAAGCAGTTCACAAATCACTACAAGTCTTTCGCCACAGCTGTTGACACCACCCGGCATGAGCTCCCAGTGAAGAACTTCTACATCGACGGGGACAGAAGAGAATTTCTAGGTTACTACGTTTTACgatcttttaattattttatgcaCCCTAACCAGTGTGTGCTCCTGTAAACACCAAATGACTTATGTTGCATATATTGTGCAGGAACTaatgatatattttattataatcatATCAACCTGTACCTACCTATTTTAGATAAAGCTGAAGCTTGCCTGAAGGAGAGTGAGAAGTTGTTGATGGAGTGCACAGAGGGAGATCAGAAGGACAACAGCACTTCTCTAGCGTGCCTAAGGGACATGATCACGACATCTAAGGACATCAGTCAGCAGCTGTCAGGGTAGGCACACGTATATTCCACAATGCAGGATACGTGGAAGTCACTTACGTTTTTGGTcttattaatttaatattatcTGTGATGACTAGTAATGGACAAATCAATGTTCTAATCTGTCTTATTAGCTGCAATATACCAACAATGTCAAACAGACTTCAGCAAATCAGGACTGCGTataaaaacatagtacaaagtGTTAAAGCTATGGTATGGTTTGAAGGAATTATTCCACATTTCATATGCAagtcatttattaattaattttttagCAGCGAACTGTATGCTACCTGCGTACAGGGAACGCTACAAACTAATTCAGTTTCTTTCGGTGGAATTactaatgtatgtatgtaggtatgtatgtaggtatgtatgtaggtatgtatgtatgtatgtattta
Protein-coding regions in this window:
- the haus8 gene encoding HAUS augmin-like complex subunit 8 translates to MASRRTSTAPSSFKSASTDTKSSKSGSNAIKATACGTGTKSVKTSGTTVKSRYLQSAEKSSLSKSNSLTNDSIAVPLRPSSPKPGGVKPPRRSMAQQPLATSTMSCETEPSLLGRSILQSTFSDGHCFLPNFDISVIKEKTMLKNAAEPERNPEIEKRIIEMQTFLLAYLTAKMESNTAKLNAEAEARIMQEMEEEEALYNEVQEKKRHYLLMEKDRLVNERLDLQIAALTPVAQTAKQFTNHYKSFATAVDTTRHELPVKNFYIDGDRREFLDKAEACLKESEKLLMECTEGDQKDNSTSLACLRDMITTSKDISQQLSGTFSELLELSSLVCRHTIHVQQATEEEQLGPAKTHKLFCPKP